A region from the Lysobacter antibioticus genome encodes:
- the glsA gene encoding glutaminase A, which produces MTAYVRPAPHARRTRTALVCALVLLIGPWSAQAATEIPSQARIKAAIDKAYAAAKDNTAGKNADYIPALAQVPSGLFGIAVVTVQGKVYTVGDAGVEFAIESVSKPFAASWVIEKKGEQWLEDKIGVNQTGMPFNSILALEAHAQTKPAMNPLVNAGAIAIDSWIEPAEPAARWATISQLMNDYAGRTLSLNQVVYESEASSNEHNRAIARLLKGYGTLDGDPEVALDLYTRQCSINVTAKDLAVMGATLANGGSNPLTGKRIVASDTAERTLAVMSTTGLYETTGAWTWNVGLPAKSGVGGGIVAVAPGKFAIATFAPPLDEAGNSVKGQQAIESIVRELIGAGVFETGH; this is translated from the coding sequence ATGACCGCTTACGTTCGCCCCGCACCGCACGCCCGCCGCACCCGCACCGCGCTGGTCTGCGCGCTGGTCTTGCTGATCGGGCCATGGTCGGCACAGGCCGCGACCGAGATTCCGTCGCAGGCGCGGATCAAGGCCGCGATCGACAAGGCCTATGCCGCGGCCAAGGACAACACCGCGGGCAAGAACGCCGACTACATCCCGGCCCTCGCGCAAGTGCCGTCGGGCTTGTTCGGCATCGCCGTGGTCACGGTGCAAGGCAAGGTCTACACGGTCGGCGATGCCGGCGTCGAGTTCGCCATCGAATCGGTCTCCAAGCCCTTCGCTGCCTCGTGGGTGATCGAGAAGAAAGGCGAGCAGTGGCTCGAAGACAAGATCGGCGTCAACCAGACCGGCATGCCGTTCAACTCCATCCTGGCGCTGGAAGCGCACGCCCAGACCAAGCCGGCGATGAACCCCCTGGTCAACGCCGGCGCGATCGCCATCGACAGCTGGATCGAACCGGCCGAACCGGCGGCGCGCTGGGCGACGATCTCGCAGCTGATGAACGACTACGCCGGCCGCACGCTCAGCCTCAACCAGGTCGTCTATGAATCCGAAGCCAGCAGCAACGAACACAACCGCGCTATCGCGCGCCTGCTGAAGGGCTACGGTACGCTCGATGGCGATCCGGAAGTCGCGCTCGACCTGTACACCCGCCAGTGCTCGATCAACGTCACCGCCAAGGACCTCGCGGTGATGGGGGCGACCCTGGCCAACGGCGGCAGCAACCCGCTCACCGGCAAACGCATCGTCGCTTCGGACACCGCCGAGCGGACGCTCGCGGTGATGTCGACCACCGGCCTGTACGAAACCACCGGCGCCTGGACCTGGAACGTCGGCCTGCCGGCCAAGTCCGGCGTCGGCGGCGGCATCGTCGCGGTCGCGCCCGGCAAATTCGCCATCGCCACCTTCGCTCCGCCGCTCGATGAAGCCGGCAACTCGGTCAAAGGCCAACAGGCGATCGAATCCATCGTGCGCGAACTGATCGGCGCCGGCGTGTTCGAAACCGGGCATTGA
- a CDS encoding sulfatase-like hydrolase/transferase, with product MPQSPTPPTPPGQPNLLVILVDQLRFPRFAYGPEGGFAPGLKEIVGFQGEPKADNPYRDFFPGLWSLRQHSVVLRRHTIASSACIPSRTALMTGQYGARTGVTQTDGLFKNGDAAAFPWLAADGIPTLGHWFRGAGYKTHYFGKWHVSNPPDHSLQDYGFDDWELSWPEPHGSSINNLGAYRDIGFCDLVCGFLRGQGLGLPYNRKLAQHDQSHPLAPDPSTDPKPWLAVASFANPHDIATYPGLPRGLDPNAPPLGPLPVPAQGTRSNPPTAGSLQLELNPRGFPQDNANVPPSLDEALANKPSCQFDYAYKMGLALAAKSGLAAQDQAGLDAVNAALAAGIPFQLTRDPEQAALRFVQYYAWLQHLVDGHIKRVLDALDESGQRDNTIVVFLADHGEYGAAHGYMIEKWHTAYQEALHVPVVIHSPRVNAHADMRQIDALTSHVDIVPTLLGLAGVREAEVAQIRETLRETRPVPPFPGVDLSAVIHGRETVPKEPDGRPREGILFATDDEITERLRGHLDPHQLHSDREFKTFLEMVEVVRDGSSPLPYNGPVPQLAPGPVRQPNHVRCVRSGEWKLARYWDPSGTEADQWELYDLEHDGCELTNLLITDASFPTPIPTLPAQYTDAQIVDTAERLYRLMQRYEKEMLSTPEQDTVAAAVA from the coding sequence ATGCCCCAATCGCCTACCCCACCTACCCCGCCCGGCCAGCCGAACCTGCTCGTCATTCTGGTCGACCAGTTGCGTTTCCCGCGTTTCGCTTATGGCCCAGAGGGCGGCTTCGCGCCGGGCCTGAAGGAGATCGTCGGTTTCCAGGGCGAACCCAAGGCCGACAACCCCTACCGCGATTTCTTTCCCGGGCTGTGGTCGCTGCGTCAGCACTCGGTGGTGCTGCGCCGTCACACCATCGCATCATCGGCCTGCATCCCCAGCCGCACCGCGCTGATGACCGGGCAATACGGCGCGCGCACCGGCGTGACCCAGACCGATGGATTGTTCAAGAACGGCGATGCCGCGGCATTTCCCTGGCTGGCCGCCGACGGCATCCCGACGCTCGGCCACTGGTTCCGCGGCGCCGGCTACAAGACCCACTACTTCGGCAAGTGGCACGTCAGCAATCCGCCCGACCACAGCCTGCAAGACTACGGATTCGACGACTGGGAGCTGTCCTGGCCGGAACCGCACGGTTCCAGCATCAACAACCTCGGCGCCTACCGCGATATCGGCTTCTGCGACCTGGTCTGCGGCTTCCTGCGCGGCCAGGGCCTGGGCCTGCCGTACAACCGCAAACTCGCGCAGCACGATCAGAGCCATCCGCTCGCGCCCGACCCGAGCACCGATCCGAAGCCCTGGCTCGCGGTCGCTTCGTTCGCCAATCCGCACGACATCGCCACCTATCCGGGTTTGCCGCGCGGGCTCGATCCGAACGCACCGCCGCTCGGCCCGCTGCCGGTGCCGGCGCAAGGCACGCGCAGCAATCCGCCGACCGCCGGCAGCCTGCAGCTCGAACTGAATCCGCGGGGCTTTCCGCAGGACAACGCGAACGTGCCGCCGAGCCTGGACGAGGCGCTGGCCAACAAGCCGAGTTGCCAGTTCGACTACGCCTACAAGATGGGGCTGGCCCTCGCCGCCAAGAGCGGGCTCGCCGCACAGGACCAGGCCGGCCTCGACGCGGTCAACGCCGCACTCGCCGCGGGCATTCCTTTCCAGTTGACCCGCGACCCCGAGCAGGCCGCGCTGCGCTTCGTCCAGTACTACGCCTGGCTGCAACACTTGGTCGACGGCCACATCAAGCGGGTGTTGGATGCGCTCGACGAGTCCGGACAGCGCGACAACACCATCGTCGTGTTCCTGGCCGACCACGGCGAGTACGGCGCCGCGCACGGCTACATGATCGAGAAATGGCATACGGCTTATCAGGAAGCCCTACACGTGCCGGTGGTGATCCACTCGCCGCGGGTCAATGCGCATGCCGACATGCGCCAGATCGATGCGCTGACCAGCCATGTCGACATCGTGCCGACCCTGCTCGGCCTGGCCGGCGTGCGCGAGGCAGAAGTCGCGCAGATCCGCGAAACCCTGCGCGAAACCCGCCCGGTGCCGCCGTTCCCCGGCGTCGACCTGAGCGCGGTGATCCACGGCCGCGAAACCGTACCGAAGGAACCCGACGGTCGTCCGCGCGAAGGCATCCTGTTCGCCACCGACGATGAGATCACCGAGCGTCTGCGCGGCCATCTCGACCCGCATCAGCTGCATTCCGACCGCGAGTTCAAGACCTTCCTCGAGATGGTCGAGGTGGTGCGCGACGGCAGCAGCCCGCTGCCCTATAACGGCCCGGTGCCGCAGCTCGCCCCGGGGCCGGTGCGCCAGCCCAATCATGTGCGCTGCGTGCGTTCGGGCGAGTGGAAGCTGGCGCGCTATTGGGATCCGAGCGGCACCGAGGCCGATCAGTGGGAGCTTTACGACCTGGAACACGACGGCTGCGAACTGACCAATCTGCTGATCACCGATGCCAGTTTCCCGACGCCGATCCCGACGCTGCCAGCGCAATACACCGATGCGCAGATCGTCGACACGGCCGAGCGCCTGTACCGGCTGATGCAACGCTACGAAAAGGAAATGCTGTCCACGCCCGAGCAGGACACGGTGGCCGCGGCGGTGGCCTGA
- a CDS encoding WD40/YVTN/BNR-like repeat-containing protein, whose amino-acid sequence MSGIETARLRTALAAALLLTLCQNTAQADVAPATTATQPKPAAPDTAPAWRRLNTEAFPRKQDDIYFADRSTGWYGNGKGLVYRTRDGGETWTKQWEQPGTFVRALGFVDADVGILGNIGPDSFPGATDALPLYRTTDGGASWAPVERIEGPAPLGICAIDVLHSEYINAGVLDRRTTLRAGGRVGGPAFLATSRDLGRTWTSVDMSAHTAMILDVKFVNEQVGFIAGASHSDVAQSHARILKTRDGGRSWHAVYESRRPYEITWKMSFPSERVGYVTVQNYDPDTAVVQRYVAKTVDGGETWSELPLVADHKVREFGIGFVDERHGWVGATPNGFETRDGGQTWTPGQFGATSNKFRIVRDAKGTSVFAIGPEVYKLDLPAAAR is encoded by the coding sequence ATGTCCGGAATCGAAACCGCCCGCCTGCGTACGGCGCTGGCGGCTGCGTTATTGTTGACCCTCTGCCAAAACACGGCCCAGGCCGACGTCGCGCCGGCGACCACGGCAACGCAACCCAAGCCGGCAGCGCCGGACACCGCCCCCGCCTGGCGGCGTTTGAACACCGAAGCGTTCCCGCGCAAGCAGGACGACATCTATTTCGCCGATCGTTCGACCGGCTGGTACGGCAACGGCAAGGGCCTGGTCTACCGGACCCGCGATGGCGGCGAGACCTGGACCAAACAGTGGGAGCAGCCCGGCACCTTCGTGCGCGCGCTCGGTTTCGTCGACGCCGACGTCGGCATTCTCGGCAACATCGGTCCGGACTCGTTCCCGGGCGCGACCGATGCGTTGCCGCTGTATCGCACCACCGACGGCGGCGCGAGCTGGGCACCGGTCGAGCGCATCGAGGGCCCGGCGCCGCTCGGCATCTGCGCGATCGACGTCCTGCACAGCGAATACATCAATGCCGGCGTGCTCGACCGGCGCACGACCCTGCGCGCCGGCGGTCGTGTCGGCGGGCCGGCGTTCCTGGCCACCTCGCGCGATCTAGGGCGCACCTGGACCTCGGTTGATATGAGCGCGCACACGGCGATGATCCTCGACGTCAAATTCGTCAACGAACAGGTCGGCTTCATCGCCGGCGCCAGTCATTCCGACGTCGCCCAGTCGCATGCGCGCATTCTCAAGACCCGCGACGGCGGACGCAGCTGGCACGCGGTGTACGAGAGCCGGCGCCCTTACGAAATCACCTGGAAGATGTCGTTCCCGTCCGAGCGGGTCGGTTACGTCACCGTGCAGAACTACGACCCCGACACCGCGGTCGTGCAACGCTATGTGGCCAAGACCGTCGACGGCGGCGAGACCTGGAGCGAGCTGCCGTTGGTCGCCGACCACAAGGTCAGGGAATTCGGCATCGGCTTCGTCGACGAACGGCACGGCTGGGTCGGCGCCACGCCGAACGGTTTCGAGACCCGCGACGGCGGCCAGACCTGGACGCCCGGCCAGTTCGGCGCCACCAGCAACAAGTTCCGCATCGTGCGCGACGCGAAGGGCACCAGCGTGTTCGCGATCGGGCCGGAGGTCTACAAGCTCGACTTGCCTGCGGCTGCTCGCTGA
- a CDS encoding M23 family metallopeptidase has translation MLRPLALCLALSSLLALPATTRAANAALVDSFDLAVPQAPTPVTQEGRQRLYYEVHLSSFSEVELAVDELRVIDDASGAVIQRFAGKDLADRSRVIGRAGASLAALRPGERGVIYLELDVGTRVPRKLRHALSFRRLAAAAANSVEGARVEVGQPAPVLLGPPLRGGPWVAIHSPDWPRGHRRVFYTMDGRARLPGRHAVDWVKVDASGKTINGDPDLVTSNLGYGAEVLAVADARVAAVRDDAVEAARVSANPKHDFDEAPGNYVVLALADGRHVAYEHLKPGSLKVRVGDKVRRGQTIAALGFTGDATGPHLHFHVADGTTPLSSEGLPYGLSGFRVLGRYERLDRLGKEPWQPLADGVAAERKGEQPGSNTVIEFPH, from the coding sequence ATGTTGCGACCGCTCGCCCTTTGCCTTGCGCTGTCTTCCTTGCTGGCGCTGCCGGCGACCACGCGCGCCGCGAACGCGGCCCTGGTCGATTCCTTCGACTTGGCCGTTCCGCAGGCGCCGACACCGGTGACGCAGGAAGGGCGGCAGCGGTTGTATTACGAAGTGCACCTGAGCAGCTTCAGCGAAGTGGAACTGGCGGTGGACGAGCTGCGCGTGATCGACGATGCCAGCGGCGCGGTGATCCAGCGTTTCGCCGGCAAGGACCTTGCCGACCGCTCCCGCGTCATCGGTCGCGCCGGTGCCAGCCTGGCGGCCTTGCGGCCGGGCGAGCGCGGCGTGATCTATCTCGAACTCGACGTCGGCACGCGCGTGCCGCGCAAGCTGCGGCATGCGCTGAGCTTCCGCCGGCTCGCCGCGGCCGCGGCGAACTCGGTCGAAGGTGCGCGCGTCGAGGTCGGCCAGCCTGCGCCGGTATTGCTCGGGCCGCCCCTGCGCGGCGGCCCCTGGGTCGCGATCCATTCGCCGGATTGGCCGCGCGGCCATCGCCGCGTGTTCTACACCATGGACGGACGCGCGCGGCTGCCGGGCCGGCATGCGGTCGACTGGGTGAAGGTCGATGCATCCGGGAAGACCATCAACGGCGACCCCGACCTGGTGACGAGCAACCTGGGTTACGGCGCCGAGGTGCTCGCGGTGGCCGATGCGCGGGTCGCGGCGGTGCGCGACGACGCCGTCGAGGCCGCACGCGTCTCCGCCAACCCGAAACACGATTTCGACGAAGCGCCCGGCAACTACGTGGTGCTGGCGCTGGCCGACGGCCGCCACGTCGCTTACGAACACCTGAAGCCGGGCAGTCTCAAAGTGCGCGTGGGCGATAAGGTGCGCCGCGGCCAGACCATCGCCGCGCTCGGCTTCACCGGCGATGCGACCGGGCCGCATCTGCACTTCCACGTCGCCGACGGCACCACGCCCTTGTCGTCGGAAGGCCTGCCCTACGGCTTAAGCGGGTTCCGCGTGCTCGGACGCTACGAGCGCCTCGACCGGCTCGGCAAGGAGCCTTGGCAACCGCTGGCCGACGGCGTCGCCGCCGAGCGCAAGGGCGAGCAGCCGGGCTCGAACACGGTGATCGAATTTCCGCACTGA
- a CDS encoding helix-turn-helix transcriptional regulator, protein MSEFTVAPLLKTPTVAVWDLCCPGHGEHAHAEDCVGATHLMFPYRGLYVRQVGEDAAVAEAGQVLFFNAGEDGRIVHPVPGGDASLAVRVDEEMLRELAPPALLREGAALAFRQPRLRIDPRAQALVALLRHSLRENIAESLEAESLALTLVQRSLGPRTSHAAGASLGRQRLVDRTKLVLASDLSRRWALDEIAAEVGVSPVYLTQVFKQVEGLPLYRYQLRLRLARALDLLAQYDDLTQLSLDLGFSSHSHFSAAFQQAYGRSPTEFRQSALQR, encoded by the coding sequence ATGTCCGAATTCACCGTAGCGCCCTTGCTGAAGACGCCGACCGTCGCGGTCTGGGACTTGTGCTGTCCCGGCCACGGCGAGCATGCGCATGCCGAAGACTGCGTCGGCGCCACTCATCTGATGTTTCCCTACCGCGGCCTGTACGTGCGCCAGGTCGGCGAGGATGCGGCGGTGGCCGAGGCCGGACAGGTGCTGTTCTTCAATGCCGGCGAGGACGGCCGCATCGTGCATCCGGTGCCCGGCGGCGACGCCAGCCTGGCGGTGCGGGTCGACGAGGAGATGCTGCGCGAGCTGGCGCCGCCGGCGTTGTTGCGCGAAGGCGCGGCGCTGGCGTTCCGGCAGCCGCGCCTGCGCATCGACCCGCGCGCGCAGGCGCTGGTCGCGCTGCTGCGCCACAGCCTGCGCGAGAACATCGCCGAGTCGCTCGAAGCCGAGAGCCTGGCCCTGACCCTGGTGCAGCGCTCGCTTGGGCCGCGCACTTCGCATGCGGCCGGCGCCAGCCTCGGACGGCAGCGATTGGTCGATCGCACCAAGCTCGTCCTCGCCAGCGATCTGTCGCGGCGCTGGGCGCTGGATGAGATCGCCGCCGAGGTCGGGGTGTCGCCGGTATACCTGACCCAGGTGTTCAAGCAGGTCGAAGGCTTGCCGTTGTATCGCTACCAACTGCGTCTGCGCCTGGCGCGCGCGCTGGACCTGCTGGCGCAGTACGACGATTTGACCCAACTGAGCCTGGACCTGGGATTTTCCAGCCACAGCCATTTCAGCGCGGCGTTCCAGCAGGCCTACGGCCGCAGCCCGACCGAATTCCGCCAATCGGCTCTTCAGCGCTAA
- a CDS encoding alpha/beta fold hydrolase, with protein MDGDLSSPTKASVQTPSGRIAYREQGAGPVALFVHGVLLNGHLWRHQLAHLSDQRRCIAVDLLAHGDTEIAPGQDVSVTANARMLAEFLDALGIDRVDLVGNDSGGGIAQIFAALHPRRVRSFALTNCDTHDNWPPEAFKPFLAMAAGGGLGDTLKAMLADKSVYRSPQALGPAYEDPQSLSDESIETYLRPLVRSEQRTGDLQRFLAAFDNAHTLAIEPQLKRLQAPTLIAWGTDDVFFPTKWSQWLADAIPGTRRRVEFEGARIFFPEERWEAFNEELRAHWQASA; from the coding sequence ATGGACGGCGATCTTTCCTCCCCCACCAAGGCCAGCGTGCAGACCCCGTCGGGCCGTATCGCCTACCGCGAGCAAGGCGCCGGCCCGGTCGCGCTGTTCGTCCACGGCGTGCTGCTCAACGGCCATCTGTGGCGGCACCAGCTCGCGCACTTGTCCGACCAGCGGCGCTGCATCGCGGTCGACCTGCTGGCGCACGGCGATACCGAGATCGCGCCAGGCCAGGACGTGTCGGTGACCGCGAATGCGCGCATGCTCGCCGAGTTTCTCGACGCTCTGGGCATCGATCGGGTCGACTTGGTCGGCAACGACAGCGGCGGCGGCATTGCGCAGATCTTCGCCGCACTGCATCCGCGGCGGGTGCGCAGCTTCGCCCTGACCAACTGCGATACCCACGACAACTGGCCGCCGGAAGCATTCAAGCCGTTCCTGGCGATGGCCGCCGGCGGCGGACTCGGCGATACGCTCAAGGCCATGCTTGCCGACAAGAGCGTGTACCGTTCGCCGCAGGCGCTGGGCCCGGCCTATGAAGACCCGCAGTCTTTGTCGGACGAGAGCATCGAGACTTATCTGCGCCCCCTGGTGCGCAGCGAACAGCGCACCGGCGACCTGCAGCGTTTCCTTGCCGCATTCGATAACGCCCACACCCTGGCCATCGAGCCTCAGCTCAAGCGCCTGCAGGCGCCGACCTTGATCGCCTGGGGCACCGACGACGTGTTCTTCCCGACGAAGTGGTCGCAGTGGCTGGCCGACGCGATTCCGGGCACGCGCAGGCGGGTCGAGTTCGAAGGCGCGCGCATCTTCTTTCCCGAAGAGCGTTGGGAAGCGTTCAACGAGGAATTGCGCGCGCACTGGCAGGCCAGCGCCTGA
- the bla gene encoding class A beta-lactamase, translating to MHRRDFLHCASGLLLTAGLGPHLNAFAKTAATAPTSHWSAQLRVLEKNSGGRLGVGMLDTGSGQHFDWRGRERFPMCSTFKFLLAAAVLREVERGKLDLQKKIPIAKSDLIAYSPVTEPLAGSSASVAQLCEATMTLSDNTAANLLLPLVGNPAGLTTFLRGIGDPTTRLDRKEPELNSAIPGDPRDTTSPLAMVATMRKLLLQDGLQPASQKQLTAWLVANRTGDKRLRAGVPKGARVGDKTGTADTTSNDLAIIWLPERAPILLTCYLTGSTLDGPGRDAIHASVARLVFGPVEPR from the coding sequence ATGCATCGACGCGACTTCCTGCACTGCGCCAGCGGCCTGCTGCTGACCGCCGGCCTCGGCCCCCATCTGAACGCATTCGCCAAGACTGCGGCCACGGCGCCGACCAGCCATTGGAGCGCGCAGTTGCGCGTACTGGAAAAGAACAGCGGCGGGCGGCTCGGCGTCGGCATGCTCGACACCGGCAGCGGCCAGCACTTCGATTGGCGCGGCCGCGAACGCTTTCCGATGTGCAGCACCTTCAAGTTCCTGCTCGCCGCAGCGGTGCTGCGCGAGGTCGAGCGCGGCAAGCTGGATCTGCAAAAGAAGATACCCATCGCCAAGAGCGACTTGATCGCCTACTCGCCGGTGACCGAGCCGCTGGCCGGTTCCAGCGCCAGCGTCGCCCAGTTGTGCGAGGCGACCATGACGCTGAGCGACAACACCGCGGCGAATCTGTTGTTGCCCTTGGTCGGCAACCCCGCCGGCTTGACCACGTTCCTGCGCGGCATCGGCGATCCGACCACGCGCCTGGACCGCAAGGAGCCGGAACTCAATAGCGCCATCCCGGGCGACCCGCGCGACACCACCTCGCCGCTGGCGATGGTGGCGACCATGCGCAAGCTGTTGCTGCAGGACGGGCTGCAGCCGGCTTCGCAGAAACAACTTACCGCCTGGCTGGTCGCCAACCGCACCGGCGACAAGCGCCTGCGCGCCGGGGTGCCGAAGGGCGCGCGCGTCGGCGACAAGACCGGCACCGCCGACACCACCAGCAACGACCTGGCGATCATCTGGCTGCCGGAACGCGCGCCGATCCTGCTTACCTGCTATCTGACCGGCTCCACCCTCGACGGCCCCGGACGCGATGCCATCCATGCCTCGGTCGCGCGGCTGGTGTTCGGCCCGGTCGAGCCGCGCTAA
- a CDS encoding MFS transporter, whose product MSLSRSAKNRLALAAVSLAALMFGLEISSVPVILPTLERQLRGDLRDMQWVMNAYTLACTTVLMAAGTLADRYGRRRVFVISVIAFGLTSLLCGLAQSMPVLIGGRFLQGLAGGAMLTSQFAILSHQFRDGRERGRAFAVFGIVFGFGLGFGPIIGGAIVALSNWHWVFLVHAPLALLTWSMIAVGAEESREAQSHRLDVGGLSTLSLGVLGLTYYITQAPESGYADPILLSVLAFAASSLIAFAWVEKRHPHPMFDFGVFRIREFSGAIMGSIGMNFSFWPFMIYLPIYFQSALGYDAVTAGMALLAYTLPTLAMPPLAERWSARYRPAWIIPLGLFAIGLGFIAMRYGSAMADASWMTMLPGALLAGCGLGLTNTPVSNTTTASVPASRTGMASGIDMSARLITLAINIALMGLILVAGIAAHLRSVYGAALDGAQLRALAGRVAAGDVGALHSMALSGDAQTVAREALVHGFGWVLWYGGIGVCVLAALSLTIFAPMRRAGAQAAQAPACGR is encoded by the coding sequence TGAACGCCTACACCCTCGCCTGCACCACCGTGCTGATGGCGGCGGGCACCTTGGCCGATCGCTACGGGCGGCGGCGCGTGTTCGTGATCAGCGTGATCGCGTTCGGCCTGACCTCGCTGCTGTGCGGCCTCGCCCAGAGCATGCCGGTGCTGATCGGCGGACGCTTCCTGCAAGGCCTGGCCGGCGGCGCGATGCTGACCAGCCAGTTCGCGATTCTCTCGCATCAGTTCCGCGACGGCCGCGAACGCGGCCGCGCGTTCGCAGTGTTCGGCATCGTGTTCGGGTTCGGCCTGGGTTTCGGCCCGATCATCGGCGGCGCGATCGTCGCGCTGTCGAACTGGCACTGGGTGTTCCTGGTGCATGCCCCGCTGGCGCTGCTGACCTGGTCGATGATCGCAGTAGGCGCGGAGGAATCGCGCGAGGCGCAGTCGCATCGGCTGGACGTCGGCGGCTTGTCGACTTTATCGCTGGGCGTTCTGGGACTGACCTATTACATCACCCAGGCGCCGGAATCGGGCTATGCCGATCCGATCTTGCTGAGCGTGCTGGCGTTCGCCGCATCGAGCCTGATCGCGTTCGCGTGGGTGGAAAAGCGCCACCCGCATCCGATGTTCGATTTCGGCGTGTTCCGCATCCGCGAATTTTCCGGGGCGATCATGGGCTCCATCGGCATGAACTTCAGCTTCTGGCCGTTCATGATTTATCTGCCGATCTACTTCCAGAGCGCACTGGGCTACGACGCGGTGACTGCCGGCATGGCCTTGCTGGCGTACACGCTGCCGACCTTGGCGATGCCGCCGCTAGCCGAGCGCTGGTCGGCGCGCTATCGGCCGGCCTGGATCATTCCGCTGGGGTTGTTCGCCATCGGCCTGGGCTTCATCGCGATGCGCTACGGCAGCGCGATGGCCGACGCGAGCTGGATGACGATGCTGCCGGGCGCGCTGTTGGCCGGCTGCGGCCTGGGCCTGACCAACACGCCGGTCAGCAACACCACCACCGCTTCGGTGCCGGCATCGCGCACCGGCATGGCCTCGGGCATCGACATGAGCGCGCGCTTGATCACCTTGGCGATCAACATCGCCTTGATGGGTTTGATCCTGGTCGCCGGCATCGCCGCGCATCTGCGCTCGGTGTACGGCGCCGCGCTCGACGGCGCGCAGCTGCGAGCGCTGGCTGGACGGGTGGCGGCCGGCGATGTCGGCGCGTTGCACAGCATGGCGTTGTCGGGCGATGCGCAGACGGTCGCGCGCGAGGCCCTGGTTCACGGCTTCGGCTGGGTGTTGTGGTACGGCGGCATCGGCGTGTGCGTGCTCGCCGCACTGAGCCTGACCATCTTCGCGCCCATGCGCAGGGCCGGCGCGCAAGCGGCGCAGGCCCCGGCCTGCGGCCGCTAG